The DNA sequence GATCTACTCGGATATCTCCAGGGCCGTCCATGCCAGGACGAAGAGCGAACAGGATACCCTCAGGGTTCTTCAGGCGGAGATGGAGGGCATCCGGCTTCTCGCGCCTGAGGAGCGCGAGGCGCTCCGTCACCGACAGGCGGAGCTTGCCGCCGCCGGCGAGGCCCTCAGGACCAGAACCGGCGCAGTCAGGGAAGACCTCGCATGGCACCGCACCATGCAGCGGATAGCCGCAGAGGTTGGCGCCATCGCGATCGAACGGGCCGATCTCGTCGAACAGACCGCACAGGCGCAGGAGGAACTCGGCCGCCTCGCAGCAGACAGGAAGGCTGCGGCGCTGGAGGGGGACTACAGGAGTCTCGTCACCCGCCGGGGCGCCCAGGAGCATGACCGCCAGATCCTCGATGGGCATCTCGCCGCCCTTCCCGGCCTGAGGGAGGCCGTTGATCTCGCCGGGGGGGCGGTTGCAGCAGGGCAGACCGCCCTCACAGAAGCACGGGCTGCGGCCGAGAGAGCGGCACCTGTCCTCCGGGAGGCACGTGAACTCGACCTCCGGCTGCAGGCGGCAGCCGGCCGGCTGGAAGACCTCGGGGATGCCCTTGCGGAGGATGAACGGGAATGGAATGCGGCGGAGTCGGCCCTGCGCCGTACCCGTGCCGTCACCATCCCGGACGATACCATGGATGCTGCCGGCGCCTTCCTCGCCGCCTGTGGCATCACCGGCGCACCCGCTGCGGAGTATGCCGCCATCTGCATAGCCGTGGATGCCCTCCCTGCCTCCCCGGACGGGACGCCCGGCGGCCCGGCAACTCTCCTTTTCGACGCTTGTGACGCCGCCGAAAGCCGGAAGGCGGCGCTTCTGTCCTCCCTTGCAGCAGCCCCGTCGTTCCGGGACCCGGCCACCATCCGCCGGGAGGAGGCCGCCGCACAGGAAAAGACCATCCGGCTCACCCTTCTTCTCGAGGGACTTGCCCGGGCGGACGATGACCGGAAACGACAGGTGGACCTTGCCCTCCACATCGACGAGGCGCAGAGGGAGAGAGACCGGCATGAGACTGCTCTTCAGGTCTGCCGGGACCGCAGGGAAGACAAGGAAAAGCTGATACGCCAGATGGAAGAGAACGCCCGCACCATCGCGCTCATAAAAAACTTTGAAGAGGAGCGGCGCCACCTCCGTGAAGGGGAGATGTGTCCCCTCTGCGGTGCAACGTCGCACCCGCTCGCTATCGGCGGGGAGGCCATCCCCCGGGAGAATACCAGGGAGATCCTGCAGGAGCAGGAGGCGCTGGGCACGCTCCGGGATGAGGAGACGGAACTCAGGTCCGCCATCGCCCGATGCGGGAGTGTCATCGACGCCGCCGGAAAGGAGCTGGAGGAGATTGCCGCCCGGGCTGCGGAGGCGGAGAGGAAATGGACCGATGCATGCAGGGCATGCAGACTGGACCCCGGTGCCCCCGACCGCGAAGCGGGGGTGAGGGCGGCCCTCCGAAAGATCGAAGACCGGTTGCAGCACCTGGATGCCACCGGGCGTGGCGTTGCATCCTGCACCCGGCTCCTCGACGCAACGGAGACCCTCATTCTCCGGGGGCGGCAGGCCGCCGCATCCGCCCTGAAACGGGCCGCATCGGTCACCCGTACCAACGACGCCATGGCCGTCTGTGAACGGCTTGCACACGAACGACGTTCCCTTCCCGCCCCTGACGACCCGTCTGCAGAGGAAGAACGGCTTTCCCGGGAGATCCGGAGGGCCGAAGGGTCCCTCGAGGCCGCACGGGAGCGCCATGCAGCCGCCGTTCAGGCGGTAAGCGGCAGGGAGGGGGAAGTGCGCACCCTCAAAGATGCCCTGCGCAGACGCGGAGAGATGATAGCGGACACGGAAACTGCATTTGGCGATCTGCTCCGGGACGCAGGATTTGGCGGTGAGGAGGAGTTTGTCTCCTCCCTCCTGTCACCCGCGGAGCGGACGGCGCTCGAGAGCGAACGTTCCCGCCTTGAGACATGGGCCGCCGGCCTCGATGCCCGGGAACGGAGACTCGCCACAGAACAGGACGACCATCTCCGGCGTGGCAGGCCGGCGGCAGAGGCGGAGGCGCTCGAGGAGGAACTTGCCGCCCTGAACACCGCACAGGAAGAGAACGCGGCGGCCGTCGGGGAGGTGCGTCAGCAGCTGCGCCGGGACGATGAGGAACGGGCCCGCTGCGGCGAGCAGGAGCGCCGCATCGAGGCGCAGAAGGCCGAGACCGACCGGTGGAACCGGCTTCACAATCTCATCGGCTCGGCCGACGGAAAGAAATTCCGCAACTACGCCCAGGGGCTCACCTTCGAACGCATGGTCGCCGCGGCGAACCGCCAGCTGATGCAGATGAGCAGACGCTACATACTCACCCGCTCCCCGGAAACCCCGCTCGAACTCTCGGTGATCGACAATGACCAGGGCGGCAGGATCCGGTCGACCCGCAACCTCTCCGGCGGTGAGAGCTTCCTCGTAAGCCTCGCTCTCGCCCTCGGGCTTGCTTCGATGGCCTCGGGGAGGGTCAGGGTCGACTCCCTCTTTTTGGACGAAGGATTCGGCACCCTCGACGAGGACGCCCTCGAGATGGCACTGGCCACGCTGACGACGCTTCGCGATCAGGGAAAACTCATCGGGGTCATCTCCCATGTTCCGGCCTTAAAGGAGCGTATCGGGACGGCAATCACCGTGAGCAGATCCGGCGGCGGCACCTCCCGTCTCGAGGGTCCCGGGATCACTTTTCTCCGGAGATGAGCCGGCGGTACACACGATCTTTTTTCCCTCTTCCTTTCGTATCAGGATACACCGACCGGTGATACGACCATGCCGACCTGGATGACCCGTCTCGCCCGCCACTATCGTGCGGCAATGCTCCGCTTTCCCGACAGCAGGCAGCTGATCCTCTTCGATATCGACGGAACGATCGTCGACAGCCGTGAATCCGTGCGCACCCTGCTCCAGGCCTACGACCGCGAACACGCCACCGCCTACTTTGCGGATCTTACGGCAGATGCCGTCACGGTCACCGAGGATCACCTGGTGGCACTCCTCGCCGCACGAGGGGTGCCGGAGGTTCTTCACACTCCCATACAGGAGTGGTGTTCGGCCCGGCGGTGGTCAAAGGAAGCCGCCCTCGCCTCCCACCGCCCCTATACCGGTGTTCTCGAAGTGATCCGGTGGTTCCAGCTTCAGCCCCGGACATTCGTGGGCCTCAACACCGCACGGGACGAGACGCTCAGGGAGACGACCCTTCGCTCCCTGAACGCCATCGGAAGGGAATACAAGGTCCGGTTCTCCTCCGACCTCCTGCACATGAACCCCGGCGGATGGGAGGAGATCCAGCGGAGCAAGGCGGCGGCGATAGACTTCTTCACCGGGCAGGGGTATCACGTCTTTGCGATGATCGACAACGAACCGGAGAACCTGAGGGCGGTCGCCCTCGAACACCCCGAAGAGACGCTCCTCCTTCTGCACGCCGATACCATCTTCCGGACGCGGCGGACCCGTCTTCCGCCGGAGGCGGTAAGCGGGACCGGCTACCGCCTCGCCGACATCGTCCGGACACGAGGCGACCTCCCCCGCCACATCACCTTCGTCTGGCACGGGGTCAACAACCCCCGTACACTCCGCCAGTTCCTCGCATCGGGGATTACATGGGCGGAGGTGGACATCCGGACCGGACCGGACAGCGAGTGCGT is a window from the Methanovulcanius yangii genome containing:
- a CDS encoding AAA family ATPase, yielding MKILKVTLKNLNSLAGTWIIDLTHPAYSDDGIFAITGPTGSGKTTILDAVSLALFGRTPRLDRISSTTNEIMHRQAAECLAEVEYATATGTFRCTWAQERAYRRTDGKLQQPRHEIADCRTGDVLATKKKEVQELVEETCGMDYERFTRSVMLAQGAFAAFLNASPDERSPLLEQITGTEIYSDISRAVHARTKSEQDTLRVLQAEMEGIRLLAPEEREALRHRQAELAAAGEALRTRTGAVREDLAWHRTMQRIAAEVGAIAIERADLVEQTAQAQEELGRLAADRKAAALEGDYRSLVTRRGAQEHDRQILDGHLAALPGLREAVDLAGGAVAAGQTALTEARAAAERAAPVLREARELDLRLQAAAGRLEDLGDALAEDEREWNAAESALRRTRAVTIPDDTMDAAGAFLAACGITGAPAAEYAAICIAVDALPASPDGTPGGPATLLFDACDAAESRKAALLSSLAAAPSFRDPATIRREEAAAQEKTIRLTLLLEGLARADDDRKRQVDLALHIDEAQRERDRHETALQVCRDRREDKEKLIRQMEENARTIALIKNFEEERRHLREGEMCPLCGATSHPLAIGGEAIPRENTREILQEQEALGTLRDEETELRSAIARCGSVIDAAGKELEEIAARAAEAERKWTDACRACRLDPGAPDREAGVRAALRKIEDRLQHLDATGRGVASCTRLLDATETLILRGRQAAASALKRAASVTRTNDAMAVCERLAHERRSLPAPDDPSAEEERLSREIRRAEGSLEAARERHAAAVQAVSGREGEVRTLKDALRRRGEMIADTETAFGDLLRDAGFGGEEEFVSSLLSPAERTALESERSRLETWAAGLDARERRLATEQDDHLRRGRPAAEAEALEEELAALNTAQEENAAAVGEVRQQLRRDDEERARCGEQERRIEAQKAETDRWNRLHNLIGSADGKKFRNYAQGLTFERMVAAANRQLMQMSRRYILTRSPETPLELSVIDNDQGGRIRSTRNLSGGESFLVSLALALGLASMASGRVRVDSLFLDEGFGTLDEDALEMALATLTTLRDQGKLIGVISHVPALKERIGTAITVSRSGGGTSRLEGPGITFLRR
- a CDS encoding HAD family hydrolase codes for the protein MPTWMTRLARHYRAAMLRFPDSRQLILFDIDGTIVDSRESVRTLLQAYDREHATAYFADLTADAVTVTEDHLVALLAARGVPEVLHTPIQEWCSARRWSKEAALASHRPYTGVLEVIRWFQLQPRTFVGLNTARDETLRETTLRSLNAIGREYKVRFSSDLLHMNPGGWEEIQRSKAAAIDFFTGQGYHVFAMIDNEPENLRAVALEHPEETLLLLHADTIFRTRRTRLPPEAVSGTGYRLADIVRTRGDLPRHITFVWHGVNNPRTLRQFLASGITWAEVDIRTGPDSECVCGREREGEASLSFAAALAAVGNAGRSLRIELREGGRLPARCIDALNEKGWKEEKLWFHCDPELTGPGAVGALRDAFPAALMQVPGDAVALALQEGEEHACGAVAAARALGAERLSFRFTTPNLADTLDFLDRCGMTADIRRETELDDFLRSVLLMPASVASDFRFPPGWDFAGRTE